CGGAATCGCCAAAAATCCGCCGTATTTAAAACGGCTTTTGTCGAACGCAGTCCGTTGTGCCCGCCGAGTCCGCCTCCTTTCTTTAAGCTGATCGTGCCTGCCGGAAGTTCAAGCTCGTCGTGTACGACGAGTATGTGATCCGCCGTGAGTTTGTAAAAGTTTGCGAGTTCACCGATGCTTTCGCCCGACGCGTTCATATAAGTTTCGGGCTTTAAAAAATATATCGCGTCGGAAGCGGTTCGGGCGTTTGAAGTGCCGAGATGATATTCGTCCGCCCAAGAAGCGAGGCGGGATGCATCGAGCGAACAAAAAGCGCCTTTGAATTTATGCTGCCACGAAAGGCGATGTGCAAAGGGTAATGAATCCGCAAAAAGCCACGCGGCGTTGTGGCGCGTATTTTCGTATGTGCGCCCGTAATTTCCGAGAAAAGCGACAAGCCGAATCATAGACGGAGTATAGCACAAAAACGGCGGAGTGGGAAATCGGCCTCATCACCCTCGCTCTTTCCACAGCATGACGCGCATCGAATTCGCTACGGCGAGGAGGGCCACGCCCGTATCGCCGAAAACGGCAGTCCACATATTTGCGATACCGAAGGCGCCGAGCGCCATGATGCCGATTTTTACGATGAGCGAAACGACGATGTTTTCGGTGACGATGCGTACGGTTTTCCGTGAAATCGAAATCGCGTCCGCTATCTTTGCCGGTTCGTCGGTCATGATGACGGCATCCGCCGATTCTATCGCGGCATCGCTTCCGAGTCCGCCCATCGCGATCCCCGTGTCGGCCCGCGCGAGTACCGGTGCATCGTTGATGCCGTCGCCGGCAAAGAGGAGCGTCGGACGCCGCGGTTTTTCGCCGAGCTCCGCAAGCAGCGCTTCCACTTTATCGACTTTATCTGCAGGAAGGAGTTCCGAAAAAACGGTATCGACTCCGATTTCGGACGCGACTTCTTCCGCCGTTTCTCTGTTGTCGCCGGTGAGCATGACGATTTTTTTGACGCCGAGCTTCCGAAGCTTTTTGACGGCAAAAGCCGCGTCGTCTTTCGTTTGATCGGCTATGACGATGTGTCCCGCATACAGTCCGTCCACTGCGACGTGTACGACCGTTCCGAAATCGTTTAAGCTGCACGGAACGATGCCTTCTACCGCGTGCGATTCCATGAGTTTCATATTGCCGGCAAGTACGCGCTTTCCGTCGAGGACGACGCTGATGCCCTCTCCGCTTATCTCTTCCGCGTCGGCGATCTTTACGAGATTGCAGCATGCTCCGGAATGCGCCGCTTTGATCGAATTCGATATCGGATGATTCGAATAGGTTTCCGCATGCGCCGCGATTGCGATGAGTTCGTCCGCCGGTATGCGTTCTTCGTCCGTCGGGTGAACTCCCGTGACGGCGAATACGCCTTTTGTTAAAGTTCCCGTTTTATCGAATACCGCCGTCCGGGTGCGCGCAAGCGTTTCGACGCATTCGCTTCCTTTGATAAGGATGCCGTTTTTGCTTGCCGTTCCGATGCCGCTGAAAAATCCGAGCGGCACCGATATGACGAGCGCGCAGGGGCAGGAGACGACGAGAAAGATGAGCGCGCGGTACACCCACGTGTGCGCATCGCCCGTGATGAGGGACGGAATGAGCGCAAGCAAAACCGCCGCTACGCACACGATAGGCGTATACGCTTTTGAAAACCGCGTGATAAAGCGTTCCGATTTCGCCTTTTTTCCCTGCGCCTTTTCGACCAGTTCGATGATGCGCGCGGCGGCCGATTCTCCGGCGATCTTCGTCGTTTCGATTTCGATCACGCTGTCCGTATTGATCGCGCCCGCCATAACGTCGCTTCCGACGAATACGCGTCGCGGCACCGCTTCTCCGGTAAGGGCGGACGTATCGAGAAACGATTTTCCCTGCATGACTACGCCGTCGATCGGAATGCGCTCTCCCGGCTTGACGAGTATGGTTTCGCCGACGTTCACATCGTCGGGCGATACTTCGATTATTTTACCGCCGCGTTTTACGAATGCTTTGTCCGGCCTGATTTCCATGAGCGATTGAATCGAATCGCGCGATTTGTCGACCGCTTTGTCCTGTGCGTATTCCCCGATTTGATAGAGCAGCATGACGCCGACCGCTTCGGGATATTGACCGACTGCGACAGCGCCGAGAGATGCGACGCTCATCAAAAATTTTTCATCGAAGAAATTTCCTTTGATAATATTTTTTACCGCGTCGATGACGACGCTCCTGCCGCACACGAGGTATGCTGCGAGTAAAAGTACGATTGAAACGAGTTCATCCGCCGACGCGAATTTACCGAGCGAAAAATCGATCGCCCTGAAAGGATGCGCGTGTTCGACGATTAAGCCGAGTGCAAACAGCACCGCCGCGATGACGATTTCACGGACGCTTAATTCGCTCCCTTCTTCATGCTCATGTTCATGTCCGCTTTTACAACACGCATGACAGTGACATTCGTGACTCATAGCTCCTCCCATAAAAAGTCAATGAACAAGGTGACTTTCTAAGCTGTTTAATTCATGGCAACGAGGGCTTGTTCAGCAAGACTCATAGGTTTATATCTGCCCATCATCTTTGTTGAATCAAAGTCCTGTTTTTCCGTGAGCAACGCCCACACGATTTCTGCCATCTTCCTTGCAGCTGCAACAATCGATTTGCCGCTGCCTTTGTTCTTTTTCATATAATCCAGTCGCTGCATGATCCTCCATCCCGAAGTATCCTTGCAACGACGAATTCCCAACACCAACTGTACGTACGCCGTTCTCAATTCCTGAGGACCGCGCTTGGTTATTCTGCCATGTCTCACCGTTTCATTTGAATCCTGTACCCATGGCACAAGCCCGCAAAAGGCCGCATATTTCTTCGCACTGGCAAACCTACCTATATCTTCTGTGTACGAGCGGATTATCCATGCCGTGATTTTTCCGCAGCCTCGAATCGTCATAAGACGACTAACCATTTCATCGTCTTTCGTTAATTCGCTTAACTGCTTTTCAATCAGCTTGACCGATTGGCTCATCTGCTCTATAATTTCAATCATCAGTTTTACTGATTGTGCTTCGAGCACGAGGTCGCTACGCGACGACAGGGTGTCCAGAACTTCCTGGCGCCCTTTTTTACTTTGGAGGCTTCGACTTTCATCCTGTAGCCCCATACTCACCAGAAGCGCATGAATTTCATTCTTTTGTCCGACAATCGAATGAACCAGCCGCTCCCTTGATTTCAAAAGCCGTCTCAAGTTTTCCGTTCCCTTACTGCACAGATAGCTTTCCGGAAGCATATCCTTTGATAGAAACTCTGAAATCGTCGAAGCATCATGCTTGTCGGTTTTCTTCGTCGATTCGTTGATTACCTTGAATTTCAACGTATTGATTACCGTCACGTGCGCTCCCACTTTTTCTACCTGAGCCTTGAAGAATCTTGTGTTGCCGGTTGATTCAACTCCGATTTTCACAGTGAAACCGCCTATCTTGTACTCCGTTATTCTCGCAAGAAATGCCGCATACCCAACTTCTGTCGTCGGATACTGTTTGATCTGCTCAAAGCTTTCAACCGTTTCCTCTGTCCGCTCATGCACGGTAAACTGTGTTTTGTGCAAATCAACGCCAATGTAAACTGTCATCTTGACCTCCGTTCTCACTCAGCGGAAAGTCTATTCGGTAATGTGTCCCATTCTCCCATTCAGTCTCTTACGACTATCGTATGGTGCGGCAATAGCTCTTCATTCTCCTAACCGAAGGTCATAGCCTCCACTAAATATGTCGAACTCTTGCCTGGTTCCCGCTGAACTCTTTCTTTGTTCAGCTTATCACATTACCACTTGTTCGTTTTCCTTTTTATCATACCTCCTAATAATAAATTTTATTCTTTGTAAGTCGAAAGTCGAAAAATGCTTGACGCATTTTTCTTTTATCCGATGCGCTCATAAATCCTGCGCGGGGAACTTCGCGCTTCGCGCTCGTTGCAAGTTCCGCACTGCTCGGATTTATTCGCTTATATGTTCGATGCCTTGGCTTAAAATCGTCGTTACGTGGCCGTCGGCGAGGGAATAGATAAGCGATTTTCCGTTTCGCGTATATTTTACGAGACCGTTCGTTTTCAAAATACGCAGTTGATGACTTATCGCCGACTGCGTCATTTTGAGAACGCTTGCGATGTCGTTTACCGCCATATCCGATTCGAGCAGTACGAACAAAATCTTTATGCGCGTCGAGTCTCCGAAAATTTTAAACAGTTCCGCCAAATCGAACAGTTCGTCTTCATCAGGCAGTTTGTTTAAAATATCCTGAAAACGCTTGTCGCTTTGTCCGCCTTCGATCTTTTTTTTCGCCACGCCGATTCTCCTTAGACAATTTGCGGTAATATAAATAAATGAACAACTGTTCATATATTATCACTGAAAATACTGTTTGTCAAGTAAAAAACAAAAAGGCTGTCGCAAAAGTCGGTGACCTTTTTGACAGCCTCTCTTTCGATTTATTTTATCGATTGTCGATTTTACTTATTCGCAGCCATGTCTGCTGCGGTTTTAAGGTATTTTCTCGCGGAGTAGCGGGAGAGCGCAAATTTGTACGGCGTTTCGCTGCACGTGCCGTAGTATTTCGCATCGTCGCCGTCTCCTTCTTTATACACGCTCACCGTAATCGCTTTATCGCCTGCCGTTATAACGGTAACGGATTCGTTTGCGGCGGGCAGGATAAAATCGTCGTCGAGCCACGAGTCCGCATTGAGAACGGCAAGCGATGCCGCCCAACTCGCCGCTTTTTCCGCATCGACGTTCGCCGCGCCGCCGGCTGCGACCCATGCAGCGGGATCGCCCGATTTTACAATCGACAGCACCGTGCTTCCCATGCTTTCGGAAACGGCGGTGAGGTCGTTCGAATCGACGGTGTATACCGATTTGCTGCGTAAAGCGGCGACGTCTTTTTTGAACGTGTCGCGCAGCGTTCCCGATACGAGGTATATGTCTTTTTTGCCGTCGAGCGTAAGGTAGGATTGCGAACCCGTCGACGACGCTTTTCCTATCGTGAGCGTACGCACAAGTTCGTTTCCTTTATATGCCTTTACGACGATCGCATTCGCTTTATCGATTTCGTAGCGCTCATCGACCGCATCGCTTCCGGCTTGGGCGACGGTGTCGAGAACGCGTATATTTTTTACCGCATTGACAAGCCCGTCAATTGTGTTTGTATCCGCTTTGTAGCGCTTTTCTCCGATCGTCCAGCCGTCATCCGATTTTACAAGTTCGATTAGAGTGCCGGCGTTTTCAATTGTGAGCTTATCGGGATCCGCACCGAGCGTTTTGTTTTTTACCGAACTTCGCAGAGAAGAGGCGAGCTGCGCGATATATATGCCGAGCAAAAGTACGCACGCCGTCAAAAGAATTATTTTTCGTTTGCTCATTTTGTATCACCTTCCTTCGATTTCGTATCGATGATGCGCGCATCGTTCGGATTATATTTCGCGCGGATGCGTTCTCGGCGTTTGTTGCGCATGCGCCACACGATAAAGCCCGCGATGACGACGATGACGGCAAGTCCGAATTCGTTGAA
This Treponema socranskii subsp. buccale DNA region includes the following protein-coding sequences:
- the pth gene encoding aminoacyl-tRNA hydrolase yields the protein MIRLVAFLGNYGRTYENTRHNAAWLFADSLPFAHRLSWQHKFKGAFCSLDASRLASWADEYHLGTSNARTASDAIYFLKPETYMNASGESIGELANFYKLTADHILVVHDELELPAGTISLKKGGGLGGHNGLRSTKAVLNTADFWRFRFGIGRPDNPDVADYVLSPFTSDERITMAQTFSAAAIPFTEAILSNDPAKLVAAWGKKKVSAD
- a CDS encoding DUF4340 domain-containing protein, whose translation is MSKRKIILLTACVLLLGIYIAQLASSLRSSVKNKTLGADPDKLTIENAGTLIELVKSDDGWTIGEKRYKADTNTIDGLVNAVKNIRVLDTVAQAGSDAVDERYEIDKANAIVVKAYKGNELVRTLTIGKASSTGSQSYLTLDGKKDIYLVSGTLRDTFKKDVAALRSKSVYTVDSNDLTAVSESMGSTVLSIVKSGDPAAWVAAGGAANVDAEKAASWAASLAVLNADSWLDDDFILPAANESVTVITAGDKAITVSVYKEGDGDDAKYYGTCSETPYKFALSRYSARKYLKTAADMAANK
- a CDS encoding ArsR/SmtB family transcription factor, which gives rise to MAKKKIEGGQSDKRFQDILNKLPDEDELFDLAELFKIFGDSTRIKILFVLLESDMAVNDIASVLKMTQSAISHQLRILKTNGLVKYTRNGKSLIYSLADGHVTTILSQGIEHISE
- a CDS encoding IS110 family transposase, with translation MTVYIGVDLHKTQFTVHERTEETVESFEQIKQYPTTEVGYAAFLARITEYKIGGFTVKIGVESTGNTRFFKAQVEKVGAHVTVINTLKFKVINESTKKTDKHDASTISEFLSKDMLPESYLCSKGTENLRRLLKSRERLVHSIVGQKNEIHALLVSMGLQDESRSLQSKKGRQEVLDTLSSRSDLVLEAQSVKLMIEIIEQMSQSVKLIEKQLSELTKDDEMVSRLMTIRGCGKITAWIIRSYTEDIGRFASAKKYAAFCGLVPWVQDSNETVRHGRITKRGPQELRTAYVQLVLGIRRCKDTSGWRIMQRLDYMKKNKGSGKSIVAAARKMAEIVWALLTEKQDFDSTKMMGRYKPMSLAEQALVAMN
- a CDS encoding heavy metal translocating P-type ATPase; the encoded protein is MSHECHCHACCKSGHEHEHEEGSELSVREIVIAAVLFALGLIVEHAHPFRAIDFSLGKFASADELVSIVLLLAAYLVCGRSVVIDAVKNIIKGNFFDEKFLMSVASLGAVAVGQYPEAVGVMLLYQIGEYAQDKAVDKSRDSIQSLMEIRPDKAFVKRGGKIIEVSPDDVNVGETILVKPGERIPIDGVVMQGKSFLDTSALTGEAVPRRVFVGSDVMAGAINTDSVIEIETTKIAGESAAARIIELVEKAQGKKAKSERFITRFSKAYTPIVCVAAVLLALIPSLITGDAHTWVYRALIFLVVSCPCALVISVPLGFFSGIGTASKNGILIKGSECVETLARTRTAVFDKTGTLTKGVFAVTGVHPTDEERIPADELIAIAAHAETYSNHPISNSIKAAHSGACCNLVKIADAEEISGEGISVVLDGKRVLAGNMKLMESHAVEGIVPCSLNDFGTVVHVAVDGLYAGHIVIADQTKDDAAFAVKKLRKLGVKKIVMLTGDNRETAEEVASEIGVDTVFSELLPADKVDKVEALLAELGEKPRRPTLLFAGDGINDAPVLARADTGIAMGGLGSDAAIESADAVIMTDEPAKIADAISISRKTVRIVTENIVVSLIVKIGIMALGAFGIANMWTAVFGDTGVALLAVANSMRVMLWKERG